A stretch of DNA from Henriciella sp. AS95:
AGCCAGCTGATTTCCCGTTCCACCTGGATCGCCAATTCCCGTGTTGGCGCAACGACAAGAGCGCGCGGCGAAGACGCTGCTGGCAGGCGCGCTGCGTCGCCGAGCAGGGCCGGCGCCATTGCGATGCCGAAAGCAACCGTCTTGCCAGAGCCCGTCTGCGCCGAGACGAGAAGGTCATGGCTGGCGAGGTCAGGATCGAGCATGGCTGACTGTACGGGGGTCAGGCTGTCATAGCCGCGTTCGGCAAGCGCCTCGCCAAGTGCGGGCGCAACGGCTGTTTGATGAGTCATGAAGGTCGTCTTTCAGGAAACCGTTTGCTGGCCGCTCAGCTCAGGCGGCCTGACGACGGATGGCATTCACTGCCGCTCCGGTCTGTCGATGTCGCTCCCATAAGCCCATTCTGACAGAAACACCACGTCCTCAGTCACATTTGCTGCGCGAGGTTCAGATCAGGCCTTGGGACCGAAAACTCAGAACGCCGGAACGGGCGGCGATAAGGTGGTCGTGGACGCTAATGTCCAGCGCATCAAGCGCATCGATGATTTCCCGCGTCATGTCGATATCGGCGCGAGACGGCGTTGGGTCCCCCGATGGGTGATTATGCACAAGGATCAGACTGGAGGCCTGCAGTTCCAGCGCACGTCGCGCGATTTCGCGCGGATAGACCGGCGCATGATCGACCGTGCCGTGCCCCATGACCTCGTCGGCGATGAGTTGGTTCTTGCGATCGAGGAACAGGACACGGAATTGCTCGCGGCCTTCATGCTGCATCTCCTGCTTTACATAGGTCTGAAGCGCGGACCAACTTGAAATGACGGTCCTGGCCTGAAGGGTTTCACGGCTCGCGCGAGCGCCAATTTCAGACGTCGCTTTCAGGTAAGCGGCGACCGTCTCGCCAACACCCGCGACTTTCGTCAGATCGGCCGGCCGGGCTGCCAGAACACCGCTGAGAGACCCAAATCGCGTTATCAATGCCTTGGAAATCGGCTTCACATCCCGGCGAGGAATGAAGGCGAAGAGCAGCGTCTCCAGCAGTTCGTAATCCTCAAGCGCACCCGCGCCGCGCTCCACAAGCTTGGTTCGCAGACGCTCTCTGTGGCCTTGCCAGTGCGGCTTGGGTGCTGAGAAGGGCCGGGCACCATCAAGGCCAAGCAGGGGGGCTTCTTCAACGGAACGCATGATCACTCCCAATCAAGGAATGTTCTTTTTATGTTCCAAGCTCTTGAATGCGTCAACCCCAATGAGGGGCGCTTATTTCTCGACCGTATGCGGCTTGTGCCAGCCCTTCGGTGAGGTCGTGAAGATTTCCACGCCGTCCTCGGTCACGCCGACTGAATGCTCATACTGAGCTGAAAGCTGGCGGTCGCGCGTGACGGCCGTCCAGCCATCCGGCAGGATCGCCGCATCCTTGCGCCCGATATTCAGCATGGGCTCGATCGTGAAGAACATGCCAGGCTTCAGTTCCGGGCCGGTTCCAGCGCGGGCTGAATGCAC
This window harbors:
- the radC gene encoding DNA repair protein RadC codes for the protein MRSVEEAPLLGLDGARPFSAPKPHWQGHRERLRTKLVERGAGALEDYELLETLLFAFIPRRDVKPISKALITRFGSLSGVLAARPADLTKVAGVGETVAAYLKATSEIGARASRETLQARTVISSWSALQTYVKQEMQHEGREQFRVLFLDRKNQLIADEVMGHGTVDHAPVYPREIARRALELQASSLILVHNHPSGDPTPSRADIDMTREIIDALDALDISVHDHLIAARSGVLSFRSQGLI